The genomic DNA CGGAATACCGCCGGGTGCTCTCCACCTATGCCTGGGCGAACGGGTACGACGTGACGGAGATCCCTTTCGGTCCCGACGGCCGGGTGGACGGAAAGGCGCTGCAGGAAGCCATCGACGGCCGCACGGCGGCGGTCATCCTTCAGTCCCCCAATTATTTCGGCATCATCGAAGACCTCTCCTCCCTGGAGGGGACGGTCCACAGCGCCGGAGCCCTGCTCGTGGCCTGTTTCACCGAGGCCCTGTCGCTGGGGATCCTGAAGCCGCCGGGGGCCTCGGGGGCGGACATCGTTGCGGGAGAAGGGCAGAGCTTCGGCAATCCCCTGGCCTATGGCGGTCCCTACCTGGGGATCTTCGCCGCCTCGGAGAAGTTTCTGCGCAAGATCCCGGGACGTCTCGCCGGGGCCACCGTGGACCGGGACGGGGAGCGGGCCTTCGTCCTGACCCTCCAGACGCGGGAGCAGCACATCCGTCGGGAGCGTGCCACGTCCAACATCTGCTCCAATGAGGCCCTCTGCGCCCTGGCCGCCTCGGTCTACCTCGCAAGCCTCGGTAAGAACCTGAAGGCGCTGGCGGAGTTGAACGTCTGGAAGGCCCTCTATCTCAAGGACCGCCTCCTCTCCCTGCCGGGCTGGAAGCCCGTTTTCAGCGGCCCCGTATTCAACGAATTCGTTCTCCGGTGTCCCGACCCCCGTGGTGTCAACGCGCTGCTCGAAAGGGAGGGAATCATCGGCGGCTGCGAGCCGGGACTCGATTATCCGGAACTGGGGGACGGCCTCCTTTTCTGCGCAACGGAGATGCTGTCCAAAAGCGACGTGGACAGGGTCGTGGAGATCCTGTCGGGGGCGGGGCCATCCGCCGGGTAAAGGGAGAATGAGCATGGGCGATTCCAGGCCTCCCACGCACATCGTCACCCGCCTCGTCAAGGGCGCGGACCTGAACCACCACGGCACCCTCTTCGCCGGACGGAACGCCGAGTGGTTTGTCGAATCGGGATTCATCGCCGCCGCCGGCCTCACCTCACCGGCGAACATTCTTTGCGTCAACATCCACGGGCTGGTGTTCAAGAAACCCGTGCCGAGCGGCTCCATCATCCGCTACGAGAGCCGCATCGTCAGGGCGGGGCGGACCAGCCTTCTGGCCTATATCCAGGTGTTCCTGCAGAACGACATGAGGCTGCTCGTGGACGGATTCCTGACGTTTGTGCACGTGGACCGGGATGATCGGCCCATCCCCCACGGCATCGTTATTCCGGAGCATCCGGACGATCTTCCCATCCTGGAGCGGCTCCGGACCATTTCCGCATGAACCGGGGAGGGAGACCCTCCCGTCCCCGAGCAGATGAAATTCAGCAAGGAGGGCTTCATGAAAGCGACACCGACCACTTGGAGATTCGGACTTCTTTTCACCTCTCTATCGGCGTTTCTGATTGTAACGGCCGCGTTCCTTTACGGTCCGCCTGCCGCCGGCGCCGCCAATGCCTCCTCCCGGGCCGTCGAGGAAGCCATGATCACCTTCGACCAATTCATCGACCTCTACATCAAGAAGGACCTGAAAGGGATCATGGCCCTTCATGACGCGGACGTCACGGCCATCGGCACGAACCGGGACGAGCAGTTCATCGGAAGGGAAGCGCTGGGCAGGGCCTATGCCCGGGATTTCGCCCGGATCGACCGGATCAAGTCGATCGGCTGGTCCGTCCTGTCCTCCGGAGCACAGGGATCCGTCGTCTGGGTAGCCGCGGACCTGCGAATTTCATGCGTCATCGGGGGCGCCCCCCAGAGCGTCGGCGGCCGCCTGACGACCGTCCTCCGGAAGAAGTCAAAGAGCTGGCAGATCGTACAGACCCACTACTCCCTGCCGGCGGACCGGATCGTTCGGATGGACGCCCTGGTCACCTTCGGGCAGATCGATGTCAACGACGACGGGAAAATCAGCTTCGAGGAAATCAAGATCTGGGTCCGGGACGTCACCCCGGAGTCCTTCCGGAACGCCGACCGCAACGGAGACGGTTACCTGAACCGGGAAGAGTACGAACTCCTTCGAAAAAAATAGGACGACACGGGGAATCCGTCATGGAACTGATCTTCGAGAAGAGCCGGCCCGGCAGGCAGGCAACG from Syntrophaceae bacterium includes the following:
- a CDS encoding SnoaL-like domain-containing protein, coding for MKATPTTWRFGLLFTSLSAFLIVTAAFLYGPPAAGAANASSRAVEEAMITFDQFIDLYIKKDLKGIMALHDADVTAIGTNRDEQFIGREALGRAYARDFARIDRIKSIGWSVLSSGAQGSVVWVAADLRISCVIGGAPQSVGGRLTTVLRKKSKSWQIVQTHYSLPADRIVRMDALVTFGQIDVNDDGKISFEEIKIWVRDVTPESFRNADRNGDGYLNREEYELLRKK
- the gcvPA gene encoding aminomethyl-transferring glycine dehydrogenase subunit GcvPA translates to MEYVPHTERDRRRMLETIGVASVEDLFSDIPESLLRKAPLSLPPPLAEQEAFSLLEEMASRNRPGRIVLAGAGAYRHYIPAVVGHVTGRSEFYTAYTPYQAEISQGILQAIYEYQTMIAGLTGMQVANASMYDGASATAEAAVLAAKTLGRNRIVAARSVHPEYRRVLSTYAWANGYDVTEIPFGPDGRVDGKALQEAIDGRTAAVILQSPNYFGIIEDLSSLEGTVHSAGALLVACFTEALSLGILKPPGASGADIVAGEGQSFGNPLAYGGPYLGIFAASEKFLRKIPGRLAGATVDRDGERAFVLTLQTREQHIRRERATSNICSNEALCALAASVYLASLGKNLKALAELNVWKALYLKDRLLSLPGWKPVFSGPVFNEFVLRCPDPRGVNALLEREGIIGGCEPGLDYPELGDGLLFCATEMLSKSDVDRVVEILSGAGPSAG
- a CDS encoding acyl-CoA thioesterase, with translation MGDSRPPTHIVTRLVKGADLNHHGTLFAGRNAEWFVESGFIAAAGLTSPANILCVNIHGLVFKKPVPSGSIIRYESRIVRAGRTSLLAYIQVFLQNDMRLLVDGFLTFVHVDRDDRPIPHGIVIPEHPDDLPILERLRTISA